Below is a window of Naumovozyma castellii chromosome 9, complete genome DNA.
GGTCACTGCTATAAGGCATGATCTTTCATATGTggagaataataataactaCACTGGATATGAAATTAACAAAATATATGGGGAATTCGAATCTTTAGAACGtgaattttttgaattgatcAGAAGTACACttttaaaatattcccTTCAAGCTCGAATTGGGAAAATGGATGGTATATTTGTTGCATATCATAATATTGCTAAGATATTTGGATTTCAGTACCTACCTTTAGAATCAATTGATTACTTAATTCATTCAAGTTACGATAAGGATTTTTCCAATGTTCTATACTTCAGAAATAAAATGCTACGTGGAATATATGGGGAAACTGGGTTTATACTCAAGCATCAACGTCAGGAACGTGAGATTGCATCATTAGTTGCAGACAAGGAGTTTAGAATGTCTGTTGTTCTATTTAGAAATCTCTTACAGcatattgaaaatgaattgaataagaGATCTATAAATTGGGAAAAATGTAAAATTATGATGAAAACTGTTTCTGTTAAGAAGAGGGTCAACGATGCAGGAATTCAACAAGTACCCCTTCTCAATGTGGTAGTCCTTCCGTTACCAGATGACTACAATGATAAATCATTGTTTACCGCCGGGATGACCGACAACGATTTATCGGCAGAAATAGCAAAGATTCGACAAGAAAGTGCCAAACtaatggaagaaaaatcaGATTCAATGCTAGGTTTTGAAGTAGAGCTGGATCATTTACTTTGCCATCATAAATCAAGTTTTGAAGTGCCCTCATTTGCTAAGGCTAAAAACAAGGTATTGGATTCTCAAACATGTCGTTTCCTCAATAAAAGGTTGAGCACCAATTATTACTTAAAATGTCCAACTTGGAAAACTCCAAATTTTTTCCACCCTCTAGATGTCTCTATGTGGAGATCCAGTGTTAAGATAACCACCATTGAGGACAAGAATAGACTGAAAgaattatattcttcttactttaatattaaattaaatgcTCTCGAGAAGCAATCACGAGTGTGTTACTCTGATCAGGATATATCAGAGGATGAGTTAGTAGTGGAAAGgattcaaaaatttctGAGGAGGAATACCAGAGCTGGACCTATCTCTGAAAAGAGTACGATAAGGGTCCCAGGACGTAAAAGACCGACCAGGTACCAAGAAATGTTAAGGGCCTACGCATTGAAAGGCCAACAGAGGAGTCAAACAACGTTGTAAATAGTAATGATATATAGACAATCATCTCATGTAAATATAACTATAGATCTGCTCATTATAGCCAACGATGTTATTTGTTTTGAATCCTCGAGATTCaggaacaagaaagatCAGGCCATTTAAACCCCGCGGTGAAAACTCCGCACAGTCTTTGTTGTCAATTCActgttgtttgttgttattTCGCGCATGCGCAAGAACTATATATTTAGAtcgaaaatttttcaggCAGTAGAAAAACAACTGGCCCCTCTGTTTATTCTATTCTGCTGAAACACAGATCTGTCATTGTTGTTTGCTGGTATTTTCATTCGCTCCACGTACTTAACAATTTGCATCTTGCAATCAGCTTTCGTTTAACAACAACTTTCAGTGCAACCATAGCAGTGAgaacagaaaaaaaatgctACTAAGCTCTTTGTTTACCTCTTCCTTAGCTACTTTAGCTGCGTTGAAGGTTTCTCAAGCTGCAAACTCCACAAACAGTTCTACACCAGctattgaaattaaaggtAATGCCTTCTTTGATAGTGAATCCGGTGATAGATTTTACATCCGTGGTGTTGATTATCAACCAGGTGGTTCATCCAATTTAACCGATCCCCTAGCTGATGTTGATATCTGTAAAAGAGATATCCCTGTTTTCCAAGATTTAGGTATTAACACCATCAGGGTGTACACTGTTGATAATTCCTTGGACCATGACGAATGTATGAACCTATTATCTAACGCtggtatttatttaattttagaTGTTAACACCCCAGGTGCATCCATTTCCAGATGGGAACCAGCATGTTCATACAATGCCGATTATTTACAAAGTGTTTTTGCTACTATTGATACTTTTGCCAAATATGAGAATGTTCTTGGGTTATTTGCTGGTAATGAAGTCATCAATAGTGATAACACCACTGACACTGCCACTTACGTGAAGGCTGTTGTTAGAGAcatgaagaaatatatcAAGGCCAGAGATTACAGACAAATTCCAGTTGGTTATTCAGCCGCAGATATTGTTGCTAACAGACAATTAGCTGCTGAATATTTCAACTGTGGTGATGATGCTGATGCTAGAATTGATATGTTTGGTGTTAACGATTATTCATGGTGTGGTCAATCATCATTTATGGTGTCTGGTTACAAGGAAAAGATGAGTTTATACCAAGATTATTCTCTTCCAATCTTCTTGAGTGAATTTGGTTGTAATAAAGTTCCCTCTTCAAGACCCTTTACTGAAATTGAAGCCATTTATTCCACTGAAATGTCATCTGTTTTTTCTGGTGGGTTGGTTTATGAATATTCCAACGAAGCTAATAAGTATGGGCTAGTGGAAATTGATGGTGACAAAGTGACCAAATTGACTGATTTtgagaatttgaaatcagAATACGCCAAGGTTTCTAACCCATCCGGTGATGGTGGTTACTCTACAGACAACAAGGTTTCCACTTGTCCTGATTATGAAAAGGGTGTCTGGGAAGCCAACAACACATTACCAGATATGCCAAGTGCTGCATCTGCGTATTTCAAGAGTGGTGCTGGTGAACCAATGGGTACTATTATTTCCACTCAAGAAATGTGTGATAGTGACGATGAAGACGATGActcttcctcctcctcatcTAATACCATCacctcttcttcaactgTTGAATCCTCCACTTCCAGTGCAGTAAGCAACAGTACCTCATCCTCCACAGCCACTTCCACTTCCGCTTCGTCTTCTTCTGCCTCAAGCACTTCCtccacttcttcaaaatctaAGGGGTCTGCTGGGGCACTAGAAGTACCAGTTTTTTTCCATGTTCTTGCCGAATTATGGAATTATGTTATCTAGTTCATTTGTTCATTGCGCGCGTGCCTAGCTTGGCAAAGGCAACTATTAAAATAAttagataaaaataaataaagttGGGCGAATATAATCTATGTACTTACAATGAATGCTAtgtaaaatattatatttttttttaaatattggatttattgatttatcATGAATTGAGGCATTAGATTAAAGTATATTATTAAGTTGCATGTGTTTTTTGATCCTATTGAAAGTATCACCTTTATATGCTGTGGAATTACCATCTTgtgattcttcattattatacGTTGGGGGCGACACTGAAACAGGTGGAGGAGACTGTTTCTGTCTCTTATTCAGATTTGGATCTTGATTTtggaatatatattcattagattgtattattggttctgaatttgaatttggacTTATTCTGTTACTATGGGAAGCCACCATCATTTGAGGAGTATCCTCTGACAAATGACGTTTCAAAGAGAACGGTGGATGTATGGTagattgttgttgttgttgttgttgctgctgctgttgttgttgttgtaaaTTTGGATGAGATCGACGTTGAATTATATCTTGATCTGTAGTTAGGGGAGCAGCATATGAATATTGAATATCAGTGGTAGTATGAGGGGATGGTAAGGAGGGTCCTACTGGGAGTCTTCCTGATGCAATTATTGGATAATACATATGACTATTATATTGAGTTTGGAAAGGTGGATGCGATTGTGGTTGTGGAACCATATGaatattagtattattatctgGGCTTCTGTTAGccaaattatttgaattgagAAGTTGcttcaattttaaattctcATTTATACAATTAAGAAGCTCAATTCTATTATCATTAGATTTTTCctctaataatttatatttcttctccCACGTACTCAAAAGCGTTTGCAAATTTTCTACTGATTTTTCCAGTACCTGAATTCGATTTGCCTTTCTTTCTCTATAGGCTCTTTGAGCGTCtctattttgttttcttctcttaGCAGCAGAAGAGGCAGACGAATGCTTCGATGAGGATTGATCATTGCTACTATCTCTCCCATTGGAAGAAGTATCACTCTCTCCACTCTCGCTGATCTCCGCGGAGGACACTTTCAATGTCATTGTCTCGCAGTTTTCGTtggaggtggtggtggtcGGGGTGGTACTGGTAGTAGTAGTagtggtggtggtggtgggCGACAAGAGATTTTTCGTCTCGCCGTCAGCTTGtggttcttcaatggatgtCATTTGGTTAAGTACGTACACACGCGATGTGATCAAAGGCTGCGATACTTAGTAATCAAGAGGAGAGTTTGGGAGGCCCAACGGTTTGACAAGTCTCGAGAATTCTGGAACCCATTTCTTAAATATCAAAGGCAAGTGACTAACGGCCCCGATCATCATCGAGGTTTGCATTGGCAGACAATAGCTGACATGAACAAGCACAGAATGCGCGTACTTGCTTGCCATGATGTAAGCGctttcttctcttgtttTTTTTGCTCGGTATCCTTTATCGCTGCTCCCCTTATCGCCGGTATCTTTCTTCCAGGGCGGATTACTAATAACCATTCTTTGGTGTTAGGGCTGGACCGTCCCCCTTCGGGCTTACCGGGACGGACACGCCCTAGACCCAGCCCTAGGGCACGAAAGGCAGGGCTGGCGCAGACAATGACTGCGTGTTACGTAACCCGAGAATGTCATATCTCCGATTCGTTGCACACAGGGCCAGGCACAAAAATCACTCAAACAAGCGTGCTTACGCGAGTTTGGTTTTTGCATTTAGGGTTTTAACGGATATGGACCTATCGACACCCGTTCCGTGCCTGGGCCGTACAATTGCAGGAAAGATCGGTTATTACGACTATCCGCACTTGGCTAATTTTGCTCACACTTACATGACTACTACTACATCTGTATGTAcgtatgtatgtatgtacGTATGTGCGTTCACCATCAAGGAGGGCGatctttttcaatcttgCTTCTGTCCATTTTTCTCCTTGGGCGTTGACGTTGACGTTGGGGGTGCCTCTTCCTCGTCCAACTTGATATCGTCCGAGATCTTCTCTCGGGAAGCCCTTGCTTTCgcctcttcctcttccttcTTGATCAATTCTTCCTGTTCCTTCAACACATTCAATTTGAACTCGTTGTCGTCCGTAGTGGGCCTCGTCTCCTCGCTTGCTGCCTCGGTCTCGGCAGCTGCACCTTCTACCACTTGTGGTTGCGTGGAACTCGTCGCATCAATCGCAGCTGGCGGTAATGGCTTACTCGTCGTAGTCTCGGTCTCAGTCTTGCTTGATGTCATCACAGGGGTTGCCGGTTCCTGTGCAATTCCAGATTCTTCCTCTGCCTTCACAGGTTTCGATTCTGCAACGTCTAATTTGGTAACATTGTAAACTGGATCAGGAATCGATCCTAACACTTGAAGAATACCATCGTAATACAGATCCAATAACTTCTCATAATTAGGAACCTCTTTCGAAGGTGAAGTAGCAATGGTCTTATTATATATGGATTCCACCGtctcaattttttcaatattctcTAACCCACCAAAAGTAAACGTCGCACTCAAAACCATCAACACTGAGGGAATCTTCTTTCTCAATCTTAATTCCAACCaaactttcaaattatcaacAAGATTGTTACGAGGAACACCGTACGCCTTCATACCACGCGAAACACACGCATTGTATAACTCTTCGTACGATAATGTGTTCACATTCTCATAATCAATAATCTTATCATCCTCCATGATTGTCTTCAATTGATAACGGATCCTATAACGAAGAACATTATCATTACCGAACGGTCTCAATGACATGAATTTAGACATTGCCACCAATTGAGGTCTCGAAAGGTTATCCAAGATAAGATCATTCTTGAACAATTGAGCAATGGAATTGATCTCTTCATGGTCAAATTTTATTGTGGGATCCTTACCTTCCTTATAGGCATAAagtttcttgaaaaaatttaaaaatttcttcttattctctaaattttcaatggatttaTAATTTATCAACGACGATTCTTCCAACGTTTCGTGTAAAAAAGTTGAAGTCTTTTCCCTaatttcaatcaatttatTACGCTTCTTTTGTTTATCCTTACCTGATTCATAAGTGGAGGGCAACAAGTTGGGGAAGATCTTTAAAGCTATAGGTAATAGCAATTCGGCAAAGGGAATAATGACAAACGCGGAAAAGGGCACCAATCTAAAGATATCCCCCATCGttctcttcaattgattattcTCACGTCTGGATAATTCATAACCttgaacaaatttaatCAGTAATTTCGTGGAAATCTTAAGTTCGTAACCTAGAAGCTTAGTACCGTTAACGTAATGCTTGACTTCATGTTTAATTCGTTGCATCAAGGgttccttttccttcttgatAATGGTGGTGCTGGTGGCCGGTTCTTTACCCTCCGGTTCCACATTGGATGTCGAGTATAATCTCACCGCAGCGGATGGTGCACTTGGCAAATGTCGATATGGTAATATGATATTGGTACTCCTAAGGAATAATAACCCTCGGGATTGTTTCAGAGCGAATGAACTGCTCCTTATGGGCAAACTTATCATCACCATTTTCTACAACGAATTTTGTCTTATGTGATGAAATCTAACTTTTGAGGGAATTAATATCACAATGGTCagtatatatatgtatatataatgGATGACTTCGTCTCAATGAGATCTGGCAAATCATAAACTAGTGTGAGATGACTTTGTTGGATCctgaaatttgaaaaatcgtTACTCACGCTGAGCGACTTAATCACCAATTAAATTACGCCTAGCTATACGTAATCCAAAAACAAATAGCATAGGGCAAAAGTTAGAATATGTAACGTTATTATATAAACTTGGAATCCATCGTatttttcctcttcctcGATTCAGGGTATATCTTGTAGCCTCTGTTGTTGGATCCACCAAACCAATTAAACCTCCAGCTGATTTCGTGAGCAAATAACTCTCCAAATCCAAGCATGAGACCATTTAGAAAGGGtaagaataaatttatGGAACTGGAACTCACAAATGATATTATCCGACTATACTTGGAATTGGACAACGACAAATTGAGACTCGTGGGGCCCTTCTTATTCTCTTCTATAGTTGAATCGTTATCTGATTCGGTGGTCCTATCTTCTCCTCTGTTCCAGTCTTGTACATCTTGTTCACGCTCCTCTCTgttcattatattcttgTCTTGTTATGGTTCTGGTCTAGTCTATATCCCTGAAAGACTAACTTCGTTTCTAACAAAATTTGATGCCAGGTATTTATTGATCTTGGTTTTTTTACGCATCAGAGAATTCCCGCCCGCAGTGTCATAATATTCATTTCCTATTTCTTGTTGAATAATCAATGATTGACAGATGCCCCCTGCGTTCTTCTAAAGTGTGAAGTCCACTTTAGtatcaaaattaaaataaacattaaacatattattcattactatttaaaaaaaagataaagaaCGTAAAGGTTATATACTGTTAGATATATAAATGGGTATCGAATGAGGTAGgtataaattcaataaccTATAATAACAAAGCAGCAGCAGCGGCAAGGGCACCCATACCAACAACAGCTTTAGCAGCACCGTTTTCGGTTTGTTGAGCAACAGTGGCTTGGATCTGACCGTCTGTAATTTGAGAGACAGCGGCAATGGTAGAAGAagcagcaacagcagcCTTGGTAGAGACGACGCTGGCCTTAGAAGACGCAGCAGCAGAGGAAGAAGCCTCGACAGAAgaagcagcagcagcagaGGAAGAAGCCTCGACAGAAGAAGCAGCAGCTGTAGATGCAACAGCAGTAGAGGTGGTACTGGATGCAGTGGCAACTGATGAAGTGGCGGCGGCAGCTGTAgaggttgttgttggagCAGCAGATGTGGAAGCGGCAGCAGCAGTGGTTGTTGAAGCCCCAGCGGCTGTGGTATCAGCGGCAAGAGACTCCATATCGTAACCCAAAATAGAGTCAATTTGAGACTTTAATCTGGAAGTGTACCATGGTAATTCCGTCAACATGGAAGAAATACCGGCGAAATCAACTTCACTGTACATAGAAGTGTAAGAATCGTCAGTGGCGGTAGCCAAAGCCATACCGATACTTAGAACACCGGATGGCATATCTTCTAAACTGAAACCGGTACCTGGGGTGGTAGCCAATGACATATAATCGGCCAGATTGGAAGAAACATCTTGCAATAACACACTCAATTCAGCAACTTGAGTGGAAGTTTGAGCAGAAGCAAAGACAGCAGCGGTCAATAAAAGAGCGATCTTGGAgtacattttttttggGTGATAAGTAAGCGAGTGTAAATTtgttattttatttattgtaaGGGATCAATAAAAAGGAGCATGTTAAAATCGTGTTaacttttgaagataatatggtttgtatatatatattttatttacatttttattttcttgcaAATCACTTTTGTTTAGCGTTTGAGTTGTAAGAATGTTCCTTAATGGGTAACCAAATACGTAAATGTTTACGTTTTTCTCATTTGGAGGGCGATCGGAAAGTCTTTAGAAAATGCCAAGCCGTTCTTGAGAGCTGAAAAAAACCGTCAGCCACGAAGCTTTGATGTCGTTAAATACACGCCGTGAGAAACTGCTCACCGTTCAAGAGAACTCCGAACTTGTTCCTTTGCGGCAATGTCAGAGTATAATAGCTAAGCCACTAAGCACAAGGTGCTTTCACTCAGATCAGCAAGTGAATAGTACCTCAAAACTGTGCAGACTACGGTCAACCACATTTAAAACTTATTTAGCTTAAAGATCCCGCAACAAAGTGCCCCCCACTCATCATAACCCAATGACTTGTTGAACAACCATTCTATACGGATGCTCAGCCTCATCATTTAGTTAGGTATACTATTTGTAATAATTCTCATGTAAAAAGTAACTGGCACGATCTATGAGCAGCATTTCTACTGCTGCCCGACTTGAAAAGTCATTGAAGCATTACTTAACAAGTGGTtttctcctcttcttccGCCCACACGTATTAGGAGCCAATAAGTCAGGTTACACACGTGTGCGTATGTATTCACAATTCGcgaaaatattgaaagcCTCATCTCGTTTGAAATCCACATTTCGTTCATTTTTATACGTAACGTTTGAAAGGCGCTcttttttccttcaaaaAGTCGCGTCTTGTACGGCCATTCCTGTCACATCGTTCaaactgaaaaatcaaACAAAGTTTGGTACTGAATCCAGGTACAGAGTTGCGTGCAGAACAACATTTCAAATGTTTGGTCCTCTCTACAGATGTTACTAACGCCTCTTTTCCTGGAACGAGCTCTCCTCTGTTGTTCATGCTACGTTACGTAACTCAGATGTGCAATTGTCACGGTAACTCACGTCAAAACCCCACCTCTCCACTGATTCACTCGTAGGGTTTCAATGAACTTGACGTGACTTTGCAAAGAGATAAACGATGCACAACCAACAAAAGATTCTGCCGTGTTTACTCAGGTATAGAAAAAAGCACATTCTAAACGAAGGATCCAATAAACATTCATATGACAAACATGAAGAAGTATAAAACGTAAAGTATCAAAGATATCAATTgtctttgaagatattcTATTTGCGCTCGATTTAAAATACTACTTTCGTTTTCTCTATAACCCCATATTTTGGATCATTTTCAACAACTTCAATTAGTCGACTATCATAATAAGAattaacaattttttttcttggaagATGTCACTTTCTGAATATTTTACGCCTGTGGCAGATGCTTCTGTTACATTCGATGGTACTCAAGTGAAACTTGACATTCAAGATAACATAACTGAATCCGACATTGAATCCGGTTCCTCTCAATTGCCTCAACAACTAAATGATCTAACATTTCAAGCCAATGGAGGTGAAATGGTGTTAGTTCTAGGTAAGCCAACATCATCACTGTTCAAATCTTTATTCCGTAGTAAGGAATCGTTAGAATATTCACCAAAGGGTTCCATTAAATTCAAGacaaatgaatataaatCATACGCGTCCAAATGTCCTCATCAAATTATTTACAATAACGAACAGGATGTTCATTTCCCCTTTCTTACGGTCCAACAAACAATTGATTTCGCATTAAGTTGTAAATTCGATATTACAAAAAATGAACGTATCAAAATTAGAGATGAATTACTAAGAGAGTTTGGTTTATCGCATGTCATGGATACCGTGGTTGGTAATGATTTCGTTCGTGGTGTTTCTGGTGGTGAACGTAAACGTATTTCtattattgaaacttttATCGCCAATGGGTCTGTATATTTATGGGATAACTCTACTAAGGGTCTTGATTCTTCTACCGCTTTGGATTTTCTTTCCATCCTAAAAAAAATGACTGAAGCAACTAAATCTGTAAATTTGGTCAAGATTTCTCAGGCAAGTGATAAAATTGTTAATAAATTCgataaaatattaatgcTCTCTGATTCGTATCAAGTTTTCTATGGTACTGTCGATGAATGTTTAATTTATTTCCGTGATACTTTAGCTATTCCAAAGAATCCAAATGATTgtattattgaatatttgacctctattttgaatttacaATTTGATAATACTGATTCTTCCGTTGCTTCTATCAGCAGTTCAACTAAGGGGAAAATAACTTCTCATGTTACAGATTTGGCTGTTACTCCATCTTCTGAACTTGATTTATATCATTTGTGGATTAAATCGAAAAACTATCAACATTGGAAAAATGTGATCACCAAATCTAGTAGCACCATCGAATCAACTTCTCTAAATCCCGCTGATGTCACCCCAGTTTTCAAGATTTCATTACCAACTCAAATTAGATATTGTACTCAAAGAGCTTTCCAAAGAAGTTTGGGTGATAAAATCTATTTAACAGCACAAACCATATCGGTTATTATCCAATCTTTAGTTATTGGGTCTTTATTCTATGATATTCCACTCTCTACTCTTGGTTCTTATTCAAGAGGTTCATTAACTTTCTTTTCCATTCtatttttcactttccTGTCTTTAGCTGAAATGCCTGCTGCCTTCCAAAGACAACCAGTAGTGAGTAAACAGGCCCAACTTCATTTTTACTATGCATGGGTCGAAACGTTGGCAACTACTTTCTTCGATTATACCTTCAAATTACTTTTGGTCATTATTTTTAGTATCTTACTATACTTCTTAGCCCATCTACAATATAATGGTGCcagatttttcattttcctaTTGTTTTTGGCTGTGTATAATTTTGCCATGGTctcattattttccttagCGACATTAATATCTCCAACTCTGTCAATTGCAAACTTATTAGCTGGTATCCTATTATTGGCCATTGCTATGTATGCATCTTATGTCatttatttgaaggatATGCATCCTTGGTTCGTTTGGATTGCATACTTAAACCCAGCCAGATACGCTATGGAAGCAATCTTAGCAAATGAATTGTATAATCTAAAATTGGACTGTAAGGACTCCATTGTTCCAAGGGGCCCCACATATGATAACGTCTCATTTACAAGAAAGGCATGTGCTTGGCAAGGTGCTACATTGGGTAACGATTATGTTAGAGGAAGAGATTATTTATCTCAAAGTTTACACTATTCATATAGCCACGTTTGgagaaattttggaattatCATTGCTTTCCTGGTCTTCTTTGTCTTCTGTTCTCTAGTTTCAGCCCATTATGTTAAACCAATATTAAATAAGGAAAGAACTCCTGAATGGCTCAAAAAGTTGAAGAGATCATCTCTATTTCGTTCTAAGACCCCATTGGTCATGAGTGATTCCattgaaatggaaaaggTTACATCTTTCTCTTCCTTATCTTCAGATAGtcccattattattgatatgCAAAACAACAGTGGTACCCTTTCCGAATCTGTTGAAACTCAAAAGCATCTaatttcttggaagaaTATAAACTACACCATAGGTGATAAAAAGTTGATAAATAACGTTTCTGGGTTCATTGGTTCTGGTCTAACTGCTTTAATGGGTGAATCGGGTGCTGGTAAGACAACATTATTGAATGTATTAGCCCAACGTATCGAGAGTGGTGTTGTTACTGGTGAACTACTGATTGATGGTAAACCATTGACAAATGAAAACGCTTTTAGAAGAAGTATCGGGTTTGTCCAACAACAAGATTTACATTTAGATTTGCTAACTGTCAAGGAATCACTGGAAATATCTTGTAGATTGAGAGGTGATGGTGACATGAAGTATTTGGAAACAATCTCATCTTTGTTGAAGTTGCCAATGAACAAGCTGGTTGCTAAGCTATCTCCCActcaaaaaaaattactGTCTATTGGTGTT
It encodes the following:
- the YAP7 gene encoding Yap7p (ancestral locus Anc_7.115), translated to MTSIEEPQADGETKNLLSPTTTTTTTTTSTTPTTTTSNENCETMTLKVSSAEISESGESDTSSNGRDSSNDQSSSKHSSASSAAKRRKQNRDAQRAYRERKANRIQVLEKSVENLQTLLSTWEKKYKLLEEKSNDNRIELLNCINENLKLKQLLNSNNLANRSPDNNTNIHMVPQPQSHPPFQTQYNSHMYYPIIASGRLPVGPSLPSPHTTTDIQYSYAAPLTTDQDIIQRRSHPNLQQQQQQQQQQQQQQSTIHPPFSLKRHLSEDTPQMMVASHSNRISPNSNSEPIIQSNEYIFQNQDPNLNKRQKQSPPPVSVSPPTYNNEESQDGNSTAYKGDTFNRIKKHMQLNNIL
- the MDM38 gene encoding ribosome-binding protein MDM38 (ancestral locus Anc_7.116), coding for MVMISLPIRSSSFALKQSRGLLFLRSTNIILPYRHLPSAPSAAVRLYSTSNVEPEGKEPATSTTIIKKEKEPLMQRIKHEVKHYVNGTKLLGYELKISTKLLIKFVQGYELSRRENNQLKRTMGDIFRLVPFSAFVIIPFAELLLPIALKIFPNLLPSTYESGKDKQKKRNKLIEIREKTSTFLHETLEESSLINYKSIENLENKKKFLNFFKKLYAYKEGKDPTIKFDHEEINSIAQLFKNDLILDNLSRPQLVAMSKFMSLRPFGNDNVLRYRIRYQLKTIMEDDKIIDYENVNTLSYEELYNACVSRGMKAYGVPRNNLVDNLKVWLELRLRKKIPSVLMVLSATFTFGGLENIEKIETVESIYNKTIATSPSKEVPNYEKLLDLYYDGILQVLGSIPDPVYNVTKLDVAESKPVKAEEESGIAQEPATPVMTSSKTETETTTSKPLPPAAIDATSSTQPQVVEGAAAETEAASEETRPTTDDNEFKLNVLKEQEELIKKEEEEAKARASREKISDDIKLDEEEAPPTSTSTPKEKNGQKQD
- the GAS5 gene encoding 1,3-beta-glucanosyltransferase (ancestral locus Anc_7.114), which gives rise to MLLSSLFTSSLATLAALKVSQAANSTNSSTPAIEIKGNAFFDSESGDRFYIRGVDYQPGGSSNLTDPLADVDICKRDIPVFQDLGINTIRVYTVDNSLDHDECMNLLSNAGIYLILDVNTPGASISRWEPACSYNADYLQSVFATIDTFAKYENVLGLFAGNEVINSDNTTDTATYVKAVVRDMKKYIKARDYRQIPVGYSAADIVANRQLAAEYFNCGDDADARIDMFGVNDYSWCGQSSFMVSGYKEKMSLYQDYSLPIFLSEFGCNKVPSSRPFTEIEAIYSTEMSSVFSGGLVYEYSNEANKYGLVEIDGDKVTKLTDFENLKSEYAKVSNPSGDGGYSTDNKVSTCPDYEKGVWEANNTLPDMPSAASAYFKSGAGEPMGTIISTQEMCDSDDEDDDSSSSSSNTITSSSTVESSTSSAVSNSTSSSTATSTSASSSSASSTSSTSSKSKGSAGALEVPVFFHVLAELWNYVI
- the MIM1 gene encoding Mim1p (ancestral locus Anc_7.119), with amino-acid sequence MNREEREQDVQDWNRGEDRTTESDNDSTIEENKKGPTSLNLSLSNSKYSRIISFVSSSSINLFLPFLNGLMLGFGELFAHEISWRFNWFGGSNNRGYKIYPESRKRKNTMDSKFI
- the PET127 gene encoding Pet127p (ancestral locus Anc_7.111); this translates as MRRIPIHKEHLLLRYRGDRGSSIRYLKIHNHRLTPSTGTQPKDFQSQQSGPILGSIIEKHEINGGSSSEAEIADVLNNLKEQNVNNNKNNNDKEHLSNSKRRPTISFLLDAEPTKQESIKLSDTEPDNKPPLLAHGLERSLYEPVTLHPLKDQRSGVYNFAREVENIAPEMLEKKSLEEDALFITPHRDKALLTLANKFNQKYISSTSSMTSVLSHLHFLLSNFRQLNIVESSISKNFPQINCNFTKGAQFPATIILRKMDKKVRSIDPDRSLDKEIILSILGHTLEDFLTKRPPVKVESYHYSKIDDFILRSQLDAYDPKLPGTGVFDLKTRAVTAIRHDLSYVENNNNYTGYEINKIYGEFESLEREFFELIRSTLLKYSLQARIGKMDGIFVAYHNIAKIFGFQYLPLESIDYLIHSSYDKDFSNVLYFRNKMLRGIYGETGFILKHQRQEREIASLVADKEFRMSVVLFRNLLQHIENELNKRSINWEKCKIMMKTVSVKKRVNDAGIQQVPLLNVVVLPLPDDYNDKSLFTAGMTDNDLSAEIAKIRQESAKLMEEKSDSMLGFEVELDHLLCHHKSSFEVPSFAKAKNKVLDSQTCRFLNKRLSTNYYLKCPTWKTPNFFHPLDVSMWRSSVKITTIEDKNRLKELYSSYFNIKLNALEKQSRVCYSDQDISEDELVVERIQKFLRRNTRAGPISEKSTIRVPGRKRPTRYQEMLRAYALKGQQRSQTTL
- the NCAS0I00660 gene encoding SRP1/TIP1 family protein; amino-acid sequence: MYSKIALLLTAAVFASAQTSTQVAELSVLLQDVSSNLADYMSLATTPGTGFSLEDMPSGVLSIGMALATATDDSYTSMYSEVDFAGISSMLTELPWYTSRLKSQIDSILGYDMESLAADTTAAGASTTTAAAASTSAAPTTTSTAAAATSSVATASSTTSTAVASTAAASSVEASSSAAAASSVEASSSAAASSKASVVSTKAAVAASSTIAAVSQITDGQIQATVAQQTENGAAKAVVGMGALAAAAALLL